A window of Apium graveolens cultivar Ventura chromosome 8, ASM990537v1, whole genome shotgun sequence contains these coding sequences:
- the LOC141678365 gene encoding subtilisin-like protease SBT3.18 isoform X2, which produces MATAFQFFGRLLFLLSLYLVHSASTSVYIVYLGLIKHGNDPLLTSKHHSQLLTNVFDREEDAKQSMLYSYKHSFSGFSAKLNTTQATSLSEIEGVVSVFKSKTLQLHTTRSWDFMGLSMDYMTLKLQTTPQQSVYGAHDVIVGIFDTGIWPESASFKEEECMKSIPRRWKGKCCAGQQFDPSIHCNKKVIGARYYFKGFEEEYGKVNTSKEYKSVRDYLGHGTHTASTSVGSIVQNASFLGLGQGIARGGNPKARLAVYKVCWNYQLDGKCTEADILAAFDDALCDGVDVISASLGFPPPLFPFFESSADIGSFHAMQKGVSVVFSAGNDGPTPALVQNVSPWSICVAAASVDRNFPTQIVLDNDKLVLMGESLITTEIKGKLAGAGAFFESGECKPENWNGKSAAGRVILCFSRAGSDVSVDAEVATWRANALALVLVEPPTLQSVDVDIIPTVYLDIIQGAKIIQYLAQSSRRPVVQIWPSRTVIKKSPAPTAAYFSSRGPSSITPNILKPDITAPGVTILAAWPTATSPTLFPPDKRSVEWNFQSGTSMSCPHVSGVVSLIKSLYPDWSPAAVKSAIMTTAYTKDTTGDTILGGGHMKVSDPFDIGAGHINPLKAMDPGLVYDLKTIDYIMYLCSIGYTDDQIGRIVSLSTVKRQVKYCRKRDKNTYNINYPSIMVSNLQSTITIKRTVRNVSIKKVGIAIYFVSVVKPHGVEVSVWPSVLIFSYFKDELTYYVTVSPTKKSRDRYDFGEIILSDGFHFVRSPLVVRVNTACTSTMSAHTGDDLAD; this is translated from the exons atggCCACTGCTTTTCAGTTTTTCGGGAGACTGTTGTTTTTGCTTTCACTTTATCTGGTTCATTCGGCGTCCACTTCT GTCTATATAGTTTACCTAGGGCTGATCAAACATGGGAATGATCCTCTCCTCACTTCCAAACACCATTCCCAGCTCCTGACCAATGTATTTGACAG GGAGGAAGATGCAAAACAATCTATGTTGTATAGCTACAAGCACAGTTTCTCGGGGTTCTCGGCAAAGCTTAACACAACACAAGCTACAAGCTTGTCTG AGATTGAAGGTGTGGTTTCTGTTTTCAAGAGCAAGACGCTTCAGTTGCATACAACCAGAAGCTGGGATTTCATGGGACTTTCAATGGACTACATGACTCTGAAATTACAGACAACTCCACAACAGTCAGTCTACGGTGCTCATGATGTTATTGTTGGTATATTTGATACAG GTATCTGGCCTGAATCTGCGAGTTTCAAAGAAGAGGAATGTATGAAATCGATTCCAAGAAGATGGAAAGGGAAATGCTGCGCGGGTCAGCAATTCGACCCTTCCATTCATTGCAACAAAAAAGTAATCGGAGCCCGTTACTATTTTAAAGGCTTTGAGGAAGAGTACGGAAAAGTAAATACATCCAAAGAATATAAATCAGTTAGAGATTACCTGGGACATGGAACTCATACAGCATCAACTTCTGTTGGCTCCATTGTACAAAATGCAAGTTTTCTTGGTCTTGGACAAGGAATTGCAAGAGGAGGAAATCCTAAAGCTAGACTAGCCGTGTACAAAGTATGTTGGAACTATCAACTTGATGGTAAATGCACTGAGGCTGATATACTGGCTGCCTTTGATGATGCATTGTGCGATGGCGTTGATGTGATATCAGCTTCACTCGGATTTCCGCCTCCACTGTTTCCGTTCTTTGAGTCAAGTGCAGATATTGGCTCATTTCATGCCATGCAAAAAGGTGTTAGTGTTGTTTTCTCGGCAGGAAATGATGGCCCAACTCCTGCTTTGGTGCAAAATGTATCTCCTTGGAGCATCTGTGTGGCTGCTGCTTCTGTTGACCGCAATTTCCCAACACAAATTGTGCTTgacaatgacaaacttgtcctAATG GGAGAAAGCTTGATCACAacagaaattaaaggaaaactTGCTGGAGCAGGAGCATTTTTTGAATCCGG GGAGTGCAAACCAGAAAACTGGAATGGGAAATCAGCGGCAGGAAGAGTTATATTATGCTTTTCCAGGGCAGGATCCGATGTGAGTGTGGATGCCGAAGTAGCAACATGGAGAGCTAATGCATTGGCGTTAGTCTTGGTTGAGCCTCCTACCCTGCAGAGtgttgatgttgatataatacCTACCGTGTATCTTGATATAATTCAGGGGGCTAAAATCATTCAATACCTTGCTCAATCTTCAAG GCGGCCTGTGGTCCAGATATGGCCAAGCCGAACAGTCATCAAGAAGTCTCCAGCACCAACTGCTGCATACTTTTCTTCTAGAGGTCCAAGCTCGATAACGCCTAATATACTTAAG CCAGATATAACAGCTCCAGGAGTAACAATATTAGCAGCATGGCCCACAGCAACTTCTCCCACTCTATTTCCCCCTGATAAACGTTCTGTGGAATGGAATTTCCAGTCAGGGACGTCTATGTCTTGCCCTCATGTTTCTGGTGTTGTATCTCTTATCAAGTCACTGTACCCTGACTGGTCTCCCGCTGCAGTAAAATCTGCTATCATGACTACAG CCTACACGAAAGACACAACCGGTGACACCATTTTAGGTGGCGGACATATGAAAGTATCTGATCCATTTGACATTGGAGCAGGCCACATTAACCCCTTGAAAGCCATGGATCCTGGGTTGGTGTACGACTTGAAAACCATTGACTACATCATGTACCTTTGCAGTATTGGCTACACTGACGACCAAATTGGAAGAATTGTTAGTCTGTCTACGGTTAAACGACAAGTCAAGTACTGTCGAAAACGTGACAAAAACACTTATAATATCAACTATCCATCAATTATGGTATCAAATCTTCAATCCACGATAACCATAAAGAGAACTGTTCGCAACGTTTCTATTAAAAAGGTGGGGATCGCTATTTATTTTGTCAGTGTTGTAAAGCCACACGGGGTGGAAGTTTCGGTATGGCCCTCTGTATTGATCTTCTCCTACTTTAAGGACGAATTGACATACTATGTTACTGTCTCGCCAACGAAGAAGTCTCGAGATAGATATGATTTTGGTGAGATTATATTATCCGATGGTTTTCACTTTGTTAGAAGTCCTCTGGTTGTGCGTGTCAACACTGCTTGTACTAGTACTATGTCTGCCCATACAGGAGATGATCTTGCCGATTGA
- the LOC141678365 gene encoding subtilisin-like protease SBT3.18 isoform X1, translated as MATAFQFFGRLLFLLSLYLVHSASTSVYIVYLGLIKHGNDPLLTSKHHSQLLTNVFDRLCMDPKNYLYMYCTRHMLHIHFLFCIFKCHREEDAKQSMLYSYKHSFSGFSAKLNTTQATSLSEIEGVVSVFKSKTLQLHTTRSWDFMGLSMDYMTLKLQTTPQQSVYGAHDVIVGIFDTGIWPESASFKEEECMKSIPRRWKGKCCAGQQFDPSIHCNKKVIGARYYFKGFEEEYGKVNTSKEYKSVRDYLGHGTHTASTSVGSIVQNASFLGLGQGIARGGNPKARLAVYKVCWNYQLDGKCTEADILAAFDDALCDGVDVISASLGFPPPLFPFFESSADIGSFHAMQKGVSVVFSAGNDGPTPALVQNVSPWSICVAAASVDRNFPTQIVLDNDKLVLMGESLITTEIKGKLAGAGAFFESGECKPENWNGKSAAGRVILCFSRAGSDVSVDAEVATWRANALALVLVEPPTLQSVDVDIIPTVYLDIIQGAKIIQYLAQSSRRPVVQIWPSRTVIKKSPAPTAAYFSSRGPSSITPNILKPDITAPGVTILAAWPTATSPTLFPPDKRSVEWNFQSGTSMSCPHVSGVVSLIKSLYPDWSPAAVKSAIMTTAYTKDTTGDTILGGGHMKVSDPFDIGAGHINPLKAMDPGLVYDLKTIDYIMYLCSIGYTDDQIGRIVSLSTVKRQVKYCRKRDKNTYNINYPSIMVSNLQSTITIKRTVRNVSIKKVGIAIYFVSVVKPHGVEVSVWPSVLIFSYFKDELTYYVTVSPTKKSRDRYDFGEIILSDGFHFVRSPLVVRVNTACTSTMSAHTGDDLAD; from the exons atggCCACTGCTTTTCAGTTTTTCGGGAGACTGTTGTTTTTGCTTTCACTTTATCTGGTTCATTCGGCGTCCACTTCT GTCTATATAGTTTACCTAGGGCTGATCAAACATGGGAATGATCCTCTCCTCACTTCCAAACACCATTCCCAGCTCCTGACCAATGTATTTGACAGGTTATGTATGGATCCAAAAAATTACTTGTATATGTATTGCACCAGGCATATGCTCcatattcattttctattttgcATTTTTAAATGTCATAGGGAGGAAGATGCAAAACAATCTATGTTGTATAGCTACAAGCACAGTTTCTCGGGGTTCTCGGCAAAGCTTAACACAACACAAGCTACAAGCTTGTCTG AGATTGAAGGTGTGGTTTCTGTTTTCAAGAGCAAGACGCTTCAGTTGCATACAACCAGAAGCTGGGATTTCATGGGACTTTCAATGGACTACATGACTCTGAAATTACAGACAACTCCACAACAGTCAGTCTACGGTGCTCATGATGTTATTGTTGGTATATTTGATACAG GTATCTGGCCTGAATCTGCGAGTTTCAAAGAAGAGGAATGTATGAAATCGATTCCAAGAAGATGGAAAGGGAAATGCTGCGCGGGTCAGCAATTCGACCCTTCCATTCATTGCAACAAAAAAGTAATCGGAGCCCGTTACTATTTTAAAGGCTTTGAGGAAGAGTACGGAAAAGTAAATACATCCAAAGAATATAAATCAGTTAGAGATTACCTGGGACATGGAACTCATACAGCATCAACTTCTGTTGGCTCCATTGTACAAAATGCAAGTTTTCTTGGTCTTGGACAAGGAATTGCAAGAGGAGGAAATCCTAAAGCTAGACTAGCCGTGTACAAAGTATGTTGGAACTATCAACTTGATGGTAAATGCACTGAGGCTGATATACTGGCTGCCTTTGATGATGCATTGTGCGATGGCGTTGATGTGATATCAGCTTCACTCGGATTTCCGCCTCCACTGTTTCCGTTCTTTGAGTCAAGTGCAGATATTGGCTCATTTCATGCCATGCAAAAAGGTGTTAGTGTTGTTTTCTCGGCAGGAAATGATGGCCCAACTCCTGCTTTGGTGCAAAATGTATCTCCTTGGAGCATCTGTGTGGCTGCTGCTTCTGTTGACCGCAATTTCCCAACACAAATTGTGCTTgacaatgacaaacttgtcctAATG GGAGAAAGCTTGATCACAacagaaattaaaggaaaactTGCTGGAGCAGGAGCATTTTTTGAATCCGG GGAGTGCAAACCAGAAAACTGGAATGGGAAATCAGCGGCAGGAAGAGTTATATTATGCTTTTCCAGGGCAGGATCCGATGTGAGTGTGGATGCCGAAGTAGCAACATGGAGAGCTAATGCATTGGCGTTAGTCTTGGTTGAGCCTCCTACCCTGCAGAGtgttgatgttgatataatacCTACCGTGTATCTTGATATAATTCAGGGGGCTAAAATCATTCAATACCTTGCTCAATCTTCAAG GCGGCCTGTGGTCCAGATATGGCCAAGCCGAACAGTCATCAAGAAGTCTCCAGCACCAACTGCTGCATACTTTTCTTCTAGAGGTCCAAGCTCGATAACGCCTAATATACTTAAG CCAGATATAACAGCTCCAGGAGTAACAATATTAGCAGCATGGCCCACAGCAACTTCTCCCACTCTATTTCCCCCTGATAAACGTTCTGTGGAATGGAATTTCCAGTCAGGGACGTCTATGTCTTGCCCTCATGTTTCTGGTGTTGTATCTCTTATCAAGTCACTGTACCCTGACTGGTCTCCCGCTGCAGTAAAATCTGCTATCATGACTACAG CCTACACGAAAGACACAACCGGTGACACCATTTTAGGTGGCGGACATATGAAAGTATCTGATCCATTTGACATTGGAGCAGGCCACATTAACCCCTTGAAAGCCATGGATCCTGGGTTGGTGTACGACTTGAAAACCATTGACTACATCATGTACCTTTGCAGTATTGGCTACACTGACGACCAAATTGGAAGAATTGTTAGTCTGTCTACGGTTAAACGACAAGTCAAGTACTGTCGAAAACGTGACAAAAACACTTATAATATCAACTATCCATCAATTATGGTATCAAATCTTCAATCCACGATAACCATAAAGAGAACTGTTCGCAACGTTTCTATTAAAAAGGTGGGGATCGCTATTTATTTTGTCAGTGTTGTAAAGCCACACGGGGTGGAAGTTTCGGTATGGCCCTCTGTATTGATCTTCTCCTACTTTAAGGACGAATTGACATACTATGTTACTGTCTCGCCAACGAAGAAGTCTCGAGATAGATATGATTTTGGTGAGATTATATTATCCGATGGTTTTCACTTTGTTAGAAGTCCTCTGGTTGTGCGTGTCAACACTGCTTGTACTAGTACTATGTCTGCCCATACAGGAGATGATCTTGCCGATTGA